AAAAACCCAATAAAATCATTAATTTTATTTTCATATATATATATTTTTATGAATTATAACTTACTAAATTATACCATTATTTTTTAGTTTTGTCTTAATTTGGACATGGTCATTAAGAGTCCGTGGGGTCAGATATACCAAAACAAACCCCGCTCCAGTCCGTGGGGTCAGGTCTAGCTTTCATCCTTTTTCTTTATTATATTTTTAACTATTTTCCCAACGAATGAATTATGCAAACCGACCTCCCTACCTATCTCTGACATACTATAGCCATAATCCCTAAATGCTTTGTATATCAATTCATTTCTCTCTTTTCGATCTGAATATTTCCCATCAAACATTTTACTCAAAGAAGGTCGACCAACATGTTTCTCAATTTTTTTAATATTTCCAGATTTTTTACTTTCCTGACTAATATATTTTTTAATATTTTCCACAAAATTAATAGAACCTAGAACAATCCCCCCTTTCAAGTCTTCCCAAGCATCATTTTCTTCTGTTTTTTGATTAATGTATTTTTTATATTCTTGCAATCCATCAAATCTGTTCAACACATCATCCCTTTCAACAACACCATATTCATTATCCGCTAGCATTTCTCTGTGACTGCTCCAGGGGTAATTTTCTGGAGTCTTCACTATCTTTGCTCTAACTGGATTCAATACAATGTATCTAACTAATTCATAAAAATATTTTTCCTCATCTACTAAAATTGCCTTATATCTTCCTTGGAATAAATGACCAACTGTTTTGTGCTTATAATTAAATTTCTGAGTATAAACCCCATTCAACTGCCTCATCCCCTGCGCGAGATTTGGATCGAGAGTTTTTATTAATAAATGATAATGATTGGACATCAAACAATAGGCATAACACTTCCAGTTGTATTGCTCAATATTTTCATTTAGAATATTTAAAAAATCAATAAAATCATTTTTTGTTTTAAAAATATTTTGCTTAGCATTCCCTCGAGATGTAATGTGATAGAATGCCCCTGGGTATTCTATTCTAAGAGGTCTAGCCATATATTCTGTCAATAATGATTAATAGAATTAGTATATCATAAATTGAAAAAGGATGAAGGCTAGACCCCAAGTTCCTTCCAAGTTCCATTTTTTCTCTTGACATAGTAATACAGCTGTAATACAATAGTAGTAGTAGTAATAATATTATTATTTAAAGAAAAAATATGCGCCAAATATTAAGTTTATCCCTACCTCAAGAGGAAACAAAAGAACTAAAAAAGAATGCTAAAGAAAGAGGATTTAGCTCTGTTTCAGCTTATGTTAAATATTTATTTGAACTAGACAAAGACCTAATCTCAGAAAAAGAACTATTATCGTCTGTTAAAGAAGCTCGAGACGATTATGAACAAGGAAAAACAATTAAGGCAAAGTCATTGATTGAAATCTTATGATAATCAAAGAAATTCATTTTTCAAAAAAATTTATTAAAGAACTAAATAAGCTACCGAAAGAAATTACAAAAATCGCTATAAAAAAAGAAAGTACTTTTAGAAAAAACCCCCTCCATCCGTCATTAAGACTTCATGAACTCCATGGAAAATTTAAGGGAATTTGGTCAATTTCTCTAAGTGGTAATTATAGAATAATATTTGAGAGAATGAAAAATGGAGACATATTGTTTATCTCCATTGGCAAACATGACATTTACAAATACTTATAATTTTTTATAAGTATTTTTTATTTTTTAATAATTTTCAGCTCTTAAAAAAGCTGAATTCAAGACCTCAAGTTCTCTCTGGATATTCTTTTCTAAGAGGTCTAGTCATATGTTCTATTAATAATGATTAATAGAAGCATCAAAAAAGGATGAAAGCTAGACCTGACCCCAATTACCGAAAATATTTTGTTTAGCATTCCCTCGAGAAGTAATATGATAAAATGCTCCTGGATATTCTATTCTAAGTGGTCTGGCCATATATTCTATTAATAATGATTAATAGAAGCATCAAAAAAGGATGAAAGCTAGACCTGACCCCAATTACCCACAATTACCTCAATTACCTTTTAAGAGTCCGTGGGGTCAGATATACCAAAACAAACCCCGCTCTGAAGAGCGGGGTTTGTTTATTGATTAAACGATTTAATCAATATATATTATCTGAAGTAAAATTACTTAGATAAAGTAGCACCAGTTACGTCAGTAATATCGAGTAGTGGGTTAGTGATTAATGTACCACCAGCAACACCATTTCCATAATATTGAACGTCACCACCAGCTAAATCATTGATAGCAGTACTAACTGAACCAGTTGTACCAGAACCACTGACATCACCAATAATAACTAAAGTAACTTCACCATCAACTAAACTAGAGTCAAGTAGACCTGCGCTTAGATTAATAGTCGCTACACCAGCTGTAGTTTGAACAGCTGTTGTTTTGTTAGCAGAAGCACCTTCAACGTATGCTTGAATATCAACAACAGTCGCTGTTGAAGTAGAAACTGCAAGAGCTAGAGTTTCTAGCTGAGCCTTTAGAGCTTCATTTAAAGAACTTCTGTTCATTCCATTGTCAAATACGAATTTGTACTTAGCAATAGTTCTGTTTAAACCATCTGACAATGTTCCGTCAGATAAAGTTGAAACAATAGAAGTCAACTTAGAACCTGCAATAGTAGAAGTCTTTGAAACTACTGTAGGTAGTGAGTATTCACCAACTGCAAGAGCACCATCATCGTCTTCTACGATAGCGATATCTTGACCTGAAGTGTCACCAATAGCAGTTACAGCCTTATTAGCAGACAAACCAAGAAGTGTTAGGTCTGTTGAGCTAGCAAGGTTGAAGATAATAGTTTCACCATGATCAGCTGTACCTTGAGCATCACCATCAGCATTAATAGACTTTGTTACAACACCAATATAAAGTGAAGTGGTTTGGTCAGCTCGCATTACTAGGTTTAGAGTGTCGAAGTATGCGTTTCCGTAAGCATCAACATCAGCTTCTGCAACAGCTACACCAGATTCGTCAAACAATTGAACACCTAAGACGTCGTCGGATTCTGAAGTTCCAGTTTGACCAAGAGCTAAAGTTTTAACTTTAACGTCTTCGTTAGTTGTTGTGAATACTAATTCACCTAGATATCTATCAGCATCTGTAGCAGAACCAGCAACAATATAAGTATTGTCATTAGCTTTCAAGTCATCAACTTTCATTTCAACCTTCAAAGTTCCAGTTGAAGCTAGGAAGATTAATCTTGAATCTGTTCCTGCATTAGAAACTGTTTCAGCAAATGCATCATTGTCTTCATTCTTTACAATGATAGATGTAGCAGCATCAGTAATTTCTAGTGAGAAATCACCAGCAGTTTCGAATGTACCTGGGAAACTAGCTAGTACTGTAAATGTAACATCTTCACCAGCTGGAATATTAACATTCAAAGAAGTGAAGTTAATAGCAGCGGTAGCAGCAGCGTCATCAGTAATTTGACCAGCTAAATTCTTAACTGATACACCGTCAGCAAATAATTCAAGAGCAGAAATATTTCCATCCTTGAATGCTGCATGTGTATCAGCATTAAGTTTAACTGAAGTTAGGGTAACATCTGAAGCAGTTCCTGCCTTAGCTGTTGCTCTATAGATTAATTCATCTACTGCACCTGGAACAAAAGTTTTGTTAGTCAAAGCTGTTGTTGTCCAGATTAATGAAGCAGTTTTTACAGTTGTTACAGAACCTGTAACAGATGTAGGAGTGATTTCACCGTTTAGCTCAGCGTCTGAAACTAAACCAGTAATAGAGAATGCACCATCTTCAATAGTAAC
This genomic window from Patescibacteria group bacterium contains:
- a CDS encoding transposase — protein: MARPLRIEYPGAFYHITSRGNAKQNIFKTKNDFIDFLNILNENIEQYNWKCYAYCLMSNHYHLLIKTLDPNLAQGMRQLNGVYTQKFNYKHKTVGHLFQGRYKAILVDEEKYFYELVRYIVLNPVRAKIVKTPENYPWSSHREMLADNEYGVVERDDVLNRFDGLQEYKKYINQKTEENDAWEDLKGGIVLGSINFVENIKKYISQESKKSGNIKKIEKHVGRPSLSKMFDGKYSDRKERNELIYKAFRDYGYSMSEIGREVGLHNSFVGKIVKNIIKKKDES
- a CDS encoding type II toxin-antitoxin system mRNA interferase toxin, RelE/StbE family, translating into MIIKEIHFSKKFIKELNKLPKEITKIAIKKESTFRKNPLHPSLRLHELHGKFKGIWSISLSGNYRIIFERMKNGDILFISIGKHDIYKYL